A DNA window from Arachis hypogaea cultivar Tifrunner chromosome 18, arahy.Tifrunner.gnm2.J5K5, whole genome shotgun sequence contains the following coding sequences:
- the LOC112771341 gene encoding U4/U6 small nuclear ribonucleoprotein Prp31 homolog isoform X2 — protein sequence MEEDIDGDLADLENLNYDDLDSVSKLQKTQRYIDIMQKVEEALQKGTDVSIQGVDLEDDPEYQLIVECNALSVDIENEIVIIHNFIRDKYRLKFPELESLVHHPIDYARVVKKIGNEMDLTLVDLEGLLPSAIIMVVSVTASTTTGKPLPEDVLSKTIEACDRALALDSAKKKVLDFVESRMGYIAPNLSTIVGSAVAAKLMGTAGGLVALAKMPACNVQLLGAKKKNLAGFSTATSQFRIGYIEQTEIFQTTPPPLRMRACRLLAAKSTLAARVDSIRGDPSGKTGRHFKDEIHKKIEKWQEPPPAKQPKPLPVPDSEPKKKRGGRRLRKMKERYAVTDMRKLANRMQFGVPEESSLGDGLGEGYGMLGQAGSGKLRVSIGPSKLAAKVAKRFKEKNYGSSGATSGLTSSLAFTPVQGIELTNPQAHAHQLGSGTQSTYFSEIGVFSKIKRT from the exons ATGGAAGAAGATATCGATGGTGACCTGGCTGACCTAGAGAATCTCAACTATGATGACTTGGATAGTGTTTCCAAGTTGCAGAAAACCCAGAGATACATTGATATTATGCAG AAAGTGGAAGAAGCCCTTCAAAAGGGTACAGATGTGTCAATTCAAGGAGTAGATCTAGAAGATGATCCTGAATACCAATTGATTGTTGAATGCAATGCCCTGTCGGTTGACATTGAGAATGAAATTGTGATTATCCACAATTTTATTCGTGATAAGTATCGCTTGAAATTTCCAGAGCTTGAGTCACTGGTTCATCACCCAATTGATTATGCTCGTGTTGTTAAGAAGATAGGAAATGAAATGGATCTTACTCTTGTTGATCTAGAAGGGCTGTTGCCTTCCGCAATTATCATGGTTGTCTCAGTTACAGCGTCAACTACAACTGGCAAGCCTCTACCAGAAGATGTCCTCAGTAAGACAATTGAAGCATGTGATCGAGCTCTTGCTCTTGATTCAGCAAAGAAAAAAGTTCTTGACTTTGTCGAGAGTAGAATGGGGTATATTGCACCTAATCTTTCTACTATAGTTGGGAGTGCTGTTGCAGCTAAACTCATGGGGACAGCTGGTGGTCTAGTAGCTCTAGCAAAGATGCCTGCCTGCAACGTTCAGCTTCTAGGTGCCAAGAAAAAGAATCTTGCTGGGTTTTCCACTGCAACATCTCAGTTTCGCATAGGATACATTGAGCAAACAGAAATATTTCAGACTACTCCTCCTCCTCTTAGGATGCGAGCGTGCCGACTCCTGGCTGCAAAGTCTACACTTGCAGCACGAGTAGATTCAATACGTGGGGATCCATCTGGGAAAACTGGGAGGCATTTCAAGGACGAGATccacaaaaaaattgagaagtggCAGGAGCCCCCTCCTGCCAAGCAACCCAAACCGCTTCCTGTTCCTGATTCCGAGCCTAAAAAGAAGAGAGGTGGTCGCCGCCTTAGGAAGATGAAAGAAAG ATATGCAGTAACAGACATGAGAAAGTTGGCCAACAGGATGCAGTTTGGTGTTCCTGAAGAGAGTTCTTTag GGGATGGTCTAGGTGAGGGTTACGGAATGCTTGGTCAGGCTGGCAGTGGCAAGCTTCGTGTGTCAATTGGGCCTAGCAAACTTGCTGCAAAAGTTGCTAAGAG attcaaGGAAAAGAATTATGGCAGCAGTGGTGCTACATCtggtttgacctcaagtttggcCTTTACACCAGTTCAG GGGATTGAGCTGACAAATCCACAGGCTCACGCACACCAACTTGGTAGTGGGACTCAAAGCACTTACTTCTCTGAAATCGGAGTCTTCTCGAAGATCAAGAGGACTTGA
- the LOC112772069 gene encoding DNA-directed RNA polymerases II and V subunit 8A, with amino-acid sequence MSELLFDDVFKVENIDPDGKKYDKVSRIVAQSEKRDMHMLLDVNTEIYPMNKDERFLMALSPSLVLNTKDGPVPIQDKFEYIMHGRLYNITNDGSSEADLEVEVYASFGGLQMMLRGHASHCVKFAVDQKLFILIRKIES; translated from the exons atGAGCGAGCTTCTCTTTGATGATGTTTTCAAGGTAGAGAACATAGACCCTGACGGTAAAAAGTATGACAAAG TTTCTCGGATTGTAGCACAGAGTGAGAAGCGTGACATGCACATGCTATTAGATGTGAATACAGAGATCTATCCAATGAACAAAGATGAAAGATTCTTGATGGCTCTGTCTCCTTCTCTTGTTTTAAATACCAAG GATGGTCCAGTGCCAATTCAAGACAAGTTTGAGTACATCATGCATGGAAGGCTGTATAACATTACCAATGATGGAAGTTCAGAGGCTGACCTTGAAGT GGAGGTATACGCTTCTTTTGGTGGGCTGCAGATGATGCTAAGAGGTCATGCTTCACATTGCGTCAAGTTTGCAGTTGATCAGAAATTGTTTATACTAATCAGGAAGATTGAAAGTTGA
- the LOC112771341 gene encoding U4/U6 small nuclear ribonucleoprotein Prp31 homolog isoform X1, whose protein sequence is MATLADSFLADLDELSDNEAEIPEDNEVDAADMEEDIDGDLADLENLNYDDLDSVSKLQKTQRYIDIMQKVEEALQKGTDVSIQGVDLEDDPEYQLIVECNALSVDIENEIVIIHNFIRDKYRLKFPELESLVHHPIDYARVVKKIGNEMDLTLVDLEGLLPSAIIMVVSVTASTTTGKPLPEDVLSKTIEACDRALALDSAKKKVLDFVESRMGYIAPNLSTIVGSAVAAKLMGTAGGLVALAKMPACNVQLLGAKKKNLAGFSTATSQFRIGYIEQTEIFQTTPPPLRMRACRLLAAKSTLAARVDSIRGDPSGKTGRHFKDEIHKKIEKWQEPPPAKQPKPLPVPDSEPKKKRGGRRLRKMKERYAVTDMRKLANRMQFGVPEESSLGDGLGEGYGMLGQAGSGKLRVSIGPSKLAAKVAKRFKEKNYGSSGATSGLTSSLAFTPVQGIELTNPQAHAHQLGSGTQSTYFSEIGVFSKIKRT, encoded by the exons ATG GCTACCCTCGCCGATTCTTTTCTTGCTGACCTCGATGAACTCTCTGATAACGAGGCTGAAATTCCG GAGGATAATGAGGTCGATGCAGCAGATATGGAAGAAGATATCGATGGTGACCTGGCTGACCTAGAGAATCTCAACTATGATGACTTGGATAGTGTTTCCAAGTTGCAGAAAACCCAGAGATACATTGATATTATGCAG AAAGTGGAAGAAGCCCTTCAAAAGGGTACAGATGTGTCAATTCAAGGAGTAGATCTAGAAGATGATCCTGAATACCAATTGATTGTTGAATGCAATGCCCTGTCGGTTGACATTGAGAATGAAATTGTGATTATCCACAATTTTATTCGTGATAAGTATCGCTTGAAATTTCCAGAGCTTGAGTCACTGGTTCATCACCCAATTGATTATGCTCGTGTTGTTAAGAAGATAGGAAATGAAATGGATCTTACTCTTGTTGATCTAGAAGGGCTGTTGCCTTCCGCAATTATCATGGTTGTCTCAGTTACAGCGTCAACTACAACTGGCAAGCCTCTACCAGAAGATGTCCTCAGTAAGACAATTGAAGCATGTGATCGAGCTCTTGCTCTTGATTCAGCAAAGAAAAAAGTTCTTGACTTTGTCGAGAGTAGAATGGGGTATATTGCACCTAATCTTTCTACTATAGTTGGGAGTGCTGTTGCAGCTAAACTCATGGGGACAGCTGGTGGTCTAGTAGCTCTAGCAAAGATGCCTGCCTGCAACGTTCAGCTTCTAGGTGCCAAGAAAAAGAATCTTGCTGGGTTTTCCACTGCAACATCTCAGTTTCGCATAGGATACATTGAGCAAACAGAAATATTTCAGACTACTCCTCCTCCTCTTAGGATGCGAGCGTGCCGACTCCTGGCTGCAAAGTCTACACTTGCAGCACGAGTAGATTCAATACGTGGGGATCCATCTGGGAAAACTGGGAGGCATTTCAAGGACGAGATccacaaaaaaattgagaagtggCAGGAGCCCCCTCCTGCCAAGCAACCCAAACCGCTTCCTGTTCCTGATTCCGAGCCTAAAAAGAAGAGAGGTGGTCGCCGCCTTAGGAAGATGAAAGAAAG ATATGCAGTAACAGACATGAGAAAGTTGGCCAACAGGATGCAGTTTGGTGTTCCTGAAGAGAGTTCTTTag GGGATGGTCTAGGTGAGGGTTACGGAATGCTTGGTCAGGCTGGCAGTGGCAAGCTTCGTGTGTCAATTGGGCCTAGCAAACTTGCTGCAAAAGTTGCTAAGAG attcaaGGAAAAGAATTATGGCAGCAGTGGTGCTACATCtggtttgacctcaagtttggcCTTTACACCAGTTCAG GGGATTGAGCTGACAAATCCACAGGCTCACGCACACCAACTTGGTAGTGGGACTCAAAGCACTTACTTCTCTGAAATCGGAGTCTTCTCGAAGATCAAGAGGACTTGA